The genome window TTGCTAATGTTGACTGAGTTTGCCCACGATGCTACAGACAGGATTTATCAAGCTATTGCAGCAGGAGAATCTCATAAGTCTTTAAAACCCATTCTCCGTCCCTATGATACTTTTGGTTCGACTCGCTATGTAGATTTTGATACGGCACGTCTAGTTTATACCACGGACTATAATAAATGTCATGTTTCCCATGTGGTACTGGATAGCAATTGGGAAGCTAAGATGGTGGAATCCTTAGAACAAATGAATGAGGTTGTCTGCTATGTCAAGAATCAAAATTTAGGGTTTGCAATTCCCTATACTTTGAATGGAGAACAGAAAAATTACTTGCCTGATTTTATTGTGCGAATTAATGACGGGCAAGAAGATTTACTCAATTTAATTTTGGAAGTTTCGGGGGAAGCAAGAAAGGACAAAGCTGCTAAGGTAGCTACTGCTAGAACTCTTTGGATACCAGCCGTAAAAAATCACGGTGGGTTAGGGCGTTGGGATTTCTTAGAAATAACCGATCCCTGGGATGCACAAAAATCTATTCGGATGTATTTGTCTAAGCAGACAGCAGAAACTGATACAAATCGGAGTACAATTCAAAAAACCCCTGGTGTCTGTGGAGGTAACGCTAGGATACGCAATACACGCATTCCTGTCTGGACAATTATTTCTTTTTACAAGCTGGGTGCTTCTGATGATGAAATACTAAGGAATTATCCGGGGTTGACTCCAGAGGATTTAAAAGTAGTTTTGTCGTACTATGAACAGCACCAATATGAAATTGATCGGGTAATTCTCGCTCAGGATGATGATGATAGCTAGGCTCTATTCTAACGAAAATTTCCCCCTAGATATCGTCAACAAATTGCGTTGTCTCGGACATGATGTTTTAACATCCTATGACGCAGGGCAAGCTAATCAAGGAATTCCCGATGATGATGTACTTAGGTTTGCTCATCGACAAGAGCGAGTTATGATTACGCTCAATAGGAAGGATTTTATTGAACTACATAAGTGTGGACAAGAACATAGTGGAATTATCCTCTGTAAAGAATGCCAAGGAAATTTTGATTATGAACAGCAAGCTTTTAAAATTCACGAGTTAATTTTAGAAAATAGCAAATTAAAGTCACGATTATTTCGAGTCAAAAAAAGCAATGTTAAAGGCTGTAACACTCAAATATTTATTTATAAGGAAGTAACTCATGCCTAGAAAAAAAGATGACAAATCTACACCTATTGATAGTGTTAAACACCAAGATAAACGGGCTAATATTCCGACTGAAGAGTTGCGTGATTTTATGGCTGATGACGAGAAAAAACCTCAAAAAGTTCTTTACCCCCGCGATTCATCTTTAGACCCGCAGTTGGTCTGGAAGGGGAAAGATGAGCAGGACAGTCAAGATTTAGAAGTTCCGGCTGTGCCGATTTATATTCAAGAGAAAATACACCCCTCCGTGATAATTGAGGATTTTCGGACTCAGGTTAAGAAGGAACAACCACAGCAGCAATTAAGTTTATTTAGTGATTTTAATGGGTTAGACTTTGACCAATTAATTGATTTTTATCAACATCAAGATGGGGTGAAGTGGGCTAACCGGATGATTCTGGGTGATTCGCTGTTGGTGATGAATTCATTGGCAGAGAAGGAAGGGTTAAAAGGTAAAGTTCAGATGATTTATCTTGACCCGCCCTATGGGATTAAATTTGGTTCTAATTGGCAGGTTTCGACTCGGAAACGAGATGTTAAAGATGGTAAGGCGGAAGAGGTAACAAGACAGCCGGAACAGGTAAAAGCTTTTCGGGATACTTGGGAGTTAGGGATTCATTCTTATTTAGCATATTTAAGGGATAGGTTGGTTGTAGCCAGAGAGTTATTGACTGGAACAGGTAGTGTTTTTGTGCAAATTGGTGATGAGAATGTACATTTAGTTAGATGTTTGATGGATGAAGTTTTTGGGAGTGAGAATTTTTGTGGGTTAATTACCTTTCAAACAACAACAGGACAAAGTTCAACATTGTTAGCATCAACATCTGACTATATTATCTGGTATGGCAAAAAAAAATCAAAAGTTAAGTACAGAAATACTTTTTGGCGCAAAGGTAAGACAGACATTACATCAAGTGATTGGGTTGAAAGTCAAGATGGTATAGCTCGTAAAGCATTTGCTGAAGAAATTGATAACCATGCTTTTTTACCTATTAATACTAAAATATTTCGTTCGGACAATTTAACATCTGATGGCTTAGGTCAAAACACAACAGTTAATTTTGAGTATAAAGGGCAAATATTTCACCCTGGAAAAAATCACTGGAAAACTGTTCCAGAAGGATTAAGAATGCTTGAGAAAGCGAATCGTTTATTGGTTGTAGGTAAAACACTTTGTTATAAACGTTATCGAGATGATTTTCCTGTTTCTCCCATAGCAGAAGTTTGGGATGATACTAGGCTAAGTACATTCTCATCAGAAAAATTTTATGTAGTTCAAACTAACACTAAAGTTATTCAGCGTTGCCTTTTAATGACCACAGATCCAGGTGACTTAGTAATAGATCCAACTTGCGGATCAGGAACTACAGCCTATGTTGCTGAACAATGGGGTAGACGCTGGATTACTATTGATACTAGCCGCGTTGCCTTAGCACTAGCTAGAACTCGCCTCATGTCTGCTAAATATCCCTATTACTTACTAGCAGACTCTCCTGAAGGTATCCAGAAAGAAGCCGAAATCACCAAACAACTGCCACCAACACAACCTAAGACAGAAAATGAGATCAAAAAAGGCTTCGTTTACAAGCGTGTTCCTCATGTTACATTGAAAGCGATCGCCAATAACCCAGAAATTGATACTATTCACGCCAAATGGCAATTACAACTAGAAACAATTCGCACTCAATTAAACCAGTTGCTCAAAAAGTCCTGGGAAGAATGGGAAATCCCCCGCGAACCGGAAACAAAATGGTCTGATGAAGCTAAAGATTTATTAACTCAATGGTGGAAACTCAGACAACAACGGCAGAAAGAAATCGACGAATCTATTGCCCGTAATGCAGATACGGAACTGCTTTACGACCAACCTTATGAAGACAATAAACGCATTCGAGTAACTGGCCCGTTTACAGTTGAAAGTCTTTCACCTCACCGCATCCTCTCTACCGATGAAGAACGCCCTGCTTCTG of Oscillatoria nigro-viridis PCC 7112 contains these proteins:
- a CDS encoding site-specific DNA-methyltransferase; this translates as MPRKKDDKSTPIDSVKHQDKRANIPTEELRDFMADDEKKPQKVLYPRDSSLDPQLVWKGKDEQDSQDLEVPAVPIYIQEKIHPSVIIEDFRTQVKKEQPQQQLSLFSDFNGLDFDQLIDFYQHQDGVKWANRMILGDSLLVMNSLAEKEGLKGKVQMIYLDPPYGIKFGSNWQVSTRKRDVKDGKAEEVTRQPEQVKAFRDTWELGIHSYLAYLRDRLVVARELLTGTGSVFVQIGDENVHLVRCLMDEVFGSENFCGLITFQTTTGQSSTLLASTSDYIIWYGKKKSKVKYRNTFWRKGKTDITSSDWVESQDGIARKAFAEEIDNHAFLPINTKIFRSDNLTSDGLGQNTTVNFEYKGQIFHPGKNHWKTVPEGLRMLEKANRLLVVGKTLCYKRYRDDFPVSPIAEVWDDTRLSTFSSEKFYVVQTNTKVIQRCLLMTTDPGDLVIDPTCGSGTTAYVAEQWGRRWITIDTSRVALALARTRLMSAKYPYYLLADSPEGIQKEAEITKQLPPTQPKTENEIKKGFVYKRVPHVTLKAIANNPEIDTIHAKWQLQLETIRTQLNQLLKKSWEEWEIPREPETKWSDEAKDLLTQWWKLRQQRQKEIDESIARNADTELLYDQPYEDNKRIRVTGPFTVESLSPHRILSTDEERPASENEGIAQASDQFENRIIDNLKKAGVQNTFKNERLKFEYLEPYAGTYIHAVGEYTEGDETVKRVAIHIGPEYGTVSVDDIKEAAKEAVKGLGHNVLIVCGFAFEPNVNEESKRYGKLQVLITRMNADLLLGDELLKKTGAGNLFMVFGEPDIELKRENGQLVVTLKGLDIYDPTTGEIRSTSPNDIACWFIDTDYNEESFFVRHAYFTGANQPYDKLKRALKAEIDEDAWSQIYSTSSRPFNPPKGKNGKPGKIAVKVINHYGDEVMKVYEC
- a CDS encoding DUF5615 family PIN-like protein; the protein is MMMIARLYSNENFPLDIVNKLRCLGHDVLTSYDAGQANQGIPDDDVLRFAHRQERVMITLNRKDFIELHKCGQEHSGIILCKECQGNFDYEQQAFKIHELILENSKLKSRLFRVKKSNVKGCNTQIFIYKEVTHA